One Brevinematia bacterium DNA segment encodes these proteins:
- the pyk gene encoding pyruvate kinase — protein MLPKLSDKHINRTKIIVSLGPASRKKEIVEQITVCGADVFRMNFSHGTHDDHKLSVSLVRDAEKKFNTVLGLMGDIQGPKIRVGTGLQVDVSDGEEILITNKANFDKVKENCPKSIWVDYDLIVQEIKKGDKVLIDDGMIELTVSEVFDTYFIGKTVHGGTIKERKGVNLPYTKLSISSITEKDLRDIQFCIDHDVDLLAISFVRNAKDVKQVKDILIRNKKIIPVISKIEMVEAVNNIDEIIDVSDAIIVARGDLGVEFGLSEVTVVQKMVVEKTRLAGKPVIVATQMLESMTKNIKPTRAEVADITNAILDGVDGLMVTGETAAGEYPVEVVKTLKNIISTVESSEEYKKLYKFYDYPQTNDLTESIAFAASQISRKLDTKFIVNFTQTGASSKQIAKFRPSCIIISLSPEESTLRKLKHVWGVIPGLVKPAKSTDEMLEIAKKLVKDYVSKGDNVVVTSGVPVGVSGSTNMLKVIEF, from the coding sequence ATGCTACCTAAGCTTAGTGATAAACACATAAACCGAACTAAGATAATTGTTAGTCTAGGACCAGCTTCAAGAAAGAAAGAAATAGTTGAACAGATTACAGTTTGTGGAGCAGACGTTTTTAGAATGAACTTTTCTCATGGAACACATGATGACCACAAACTAAGTGTTTCACTGGTAAGGGATGCAGAAAAGAAATTCAATACTGTTCTAGGACTTATGGGAGATATCCAAGGACCAAAAATAAGGGTCGGAACAGGACTACAAGTTGATGTAAGTGACGGAGAAGAGATACTAATAACCAATAAAGCTAACTTTGATAAAGTTAAAGAAAACTGTCCTAAGAGTATATGGGTTGACTATGACTTAATAGTTCAGGAAATAAAGAAAGGTGACAAAGTCTTAATTGATGATGGAATGATTGAACTTACAGTGTCGGAAGTCTTTGATACTTACTTCATAGGTAAAACAGTTCACGGAGGAACAATAAAAGAGAGAAAAGGTGTAAATCTTCCATACACCAAACTTAGCATCTCATCAATAACAGAAAAAGATCTACGCGATATTCAGTTTTGTATAGACCACGACGTAGACTTACTAGCTATTTCATTTGTAAGAAACGCAAAGGACGTAAAGCAAGTGAAGGATATCCTTATAAGAAATAAGAAAATAATTCCAGTAATTTCTAAGATTGAAATGGTTGAGGCAGTAAATAACATAGATGAAATAATAGATGTCTCAGATGCTATAATAGTTGCTAGAGGAGATCTTGGAGTAGAATTTGGACTAAGCGAGGTAACAGTGGTTCAAAAAATGGTTGTTGAGAAGACAAGACTTGCCGGAAAACCAGTTATCGTAGCTACCCAAATGTTAGAATCTATGACTAAGAACATAAAGCCAACGAGAGCGGAAGTTGCTGATATAACAAACGCTATTCTTGACGGTGTAGATGGCCTTATGGTAACTGGTGAAACTGCAGCTGGTGAGTATCCAGTGGAAGTAGTAAAGACCCTAAAAAACATAATATCCACCGTTGAGAGCAGTGAAGAGTATAAAAAGCTATACAAGTTTTATGACTATCCTCAAACCAATGATCTTACAGAGTCAATAGCCTTCGCTGCAAGCCAAATCTCAAGAAAACTTGACACTAAGTTTATAGTCAACTTCACTCAAACTGGAGCCTCTTCAAAACAAATTGCAAAATTTAGACCTTCCTGTATCATCATCTCTCTCAGTCCTGAAGAAAGTACCTTAAGAAAGCTAAAACATGTCTGGGGAGTAATACCTGGTTTAGTCAAGCCAGCTAAATCCACAGATGAGATGCTGGAAATTGCAAAAAAACTAGTCAAGGACTATGTTTCAAAAGGTGACAATGTAGTAGTAACTTCAGGTGTTCCCGTAGGAGTTTCAGGAAGCACAAATATGCTGAAGGTTATTGAGTTCTAA